A region from the Halobellus litoreus genome encodes:
- a CDS encoding cobaltochelatase subunit CobN produces MPTIGLYTATENELGAVQRAAKRTDVDLVVRSESDLDDGTDVDAFLDEIDDATAAVFWLHGGEESMPGYDRAVERLRDAGVPLVVKSTGDAYAIEDTSVAATDRDRIYEYLERGGTANVANCLRFLADEYSHIDREYDDPVTLPTEGVYHPDHPGASYEELAADLDPSTPTVAVWFYESHWTHENTRYVDAQVRAVEAQGADALPIFCNPATDTEGQWDAERVTQEWLLDDGEPLVDAVLSSFMFSLSMDERGRAADDEGDSAEDVFVEQLGVPVIQTVTTMRSRSRYASSNTGVMGFELALSVALPEFDGNVVTHPISGKERTDDEAGIGSAPKQHFPIDDRVDHAARLAVNWARLRHVPNEEKDVAVVLHNYPPSDDGIGTAFGLDSPESTVNLLEELGARGYDLGGGDGSDASPSLPDSGQALVERLTDQLTLDNRWVAPEDVRDLSVDVVAPGRYREWFGELDERFRENVRDEWGEAPDRPVAIPGVEFGNVLVTVQPPRGFGMDPSKVYHDSDLQPPRGFGMDPSKVYHDSDLQPPHDYVAFYGWLRNAFEADAVVHLGTHGSLEWLPGKTVGLDGESAPDQLIDDVPNVYPYIVNNPGEGTQAKRRSYAAIVDYLTPVMRNAGTYDELSELEELADQYREAGMEDARTDDGEGLERQLREKVDELDLAVELGIAGDIDEKADVRGPDEAGSTLAEGAVGGDDVAVDELVERVHAYLTDVKTTQIRMGLHTMGEPPEGERLTEYLVALTRLENPGGPSLRESVAGVLGVDYERMLDEPGHYDEELGMTLSEAADEVYETSLDLVETLAEHDFDPPASEVDAGPDDEVNMNLLVVDIDPLGDARVQSGAHEDLRAALNFVCEEVAPRVRGASEEIPRTAEALAGEYVPPGGSGAPTRGGVDLLPTARNFYTLDPRKIPAKSAWRVGREVAEGTAERHADEHGAYPEEVGVVAWGTPTVRTRGETVAQVLALMGVEPEWTDAGRVDGVSPIPLDELERPRIDVTTRVSGLFRDAFPQAASVVRDAVDAVVDLDEPHEMNYVKKHVEEETERLEEAGVDDPETAAKHRVFTTRPGGYGAGTNKAVDEGNWEDRSDLADVYVQWGGYALGSRGRVSEAHDAFERRLGSVEATVKIEDTAEQDEFDSSDWYAFHGGFITAVSEISGEEPASYVGDSSDPDNVSVYTNEEKVRKAMRARVLNPDWLDSMEEHDYKGAGDLSTTVDVVLGWDATTGVVSDALWSDVAEKYAFDADRQEWMRDVNPWAIESITDTLLEAISRGLWDADEATADRLRDVNLRVDGDLEARAGGVAVPEASSDDD; encoded by the coding sequence ATGCCAACAATCGGCCTGTACACCGCGACCGAAAACGAGCTCGGGGCCGTCCAGCGCGCCGCGAAGCGGACGGACGTCGACCTGGTCGTCCGCTCGGAGAGCGACCTCGACGACGGGACCGACGTCGACGCGTTCCTCGACGAGATCGACGACGCGACGGCGGCGGTCTTCTGGCTCCACGGCGGCGAGGAGAGTATGCCCGGATACGACCGCGCCGTCGAGCGATTGCGCGACGCCGGCGTGCCGCTCGTCGTCAAATCGACCGGAGACGCCTACGCGATCGAGGACACGTCCGTCGCCGCGACGGACCGCGACCGCATCTACGAGTACCTGGAACGGGGCGGGACCGCCAACGTCGCGAACTGTCTCCGCTTCCTCGCCGACGAGTATTCCCACATCGACCGCGAGTACGACGATCCCGTGACGCTCCCGACGGAGGGCGTCTACCACCCCGATCACCCCGGGGCGTCCTACGAGGAGTTGGCGGCCGACCTCGACCCGTCGACGCCGACGGTCGCGGTCTGGTTCTACGAGTCCCACTGGACCCACGAGAACACGCGCTACGTCGACGCCCAGGTGCGGGCCGTGGAGGCCCAAGGCGCGGACGCCCTGCCGATCTTTTGCAATCCGGCGACCGATACCGAGGGGCAGTGGGACGCCGAGCGGGTGACTCAGGAGTGGCTCCTCGACGACGGAGAACCCCTCGTCGACGCCGTCCTCTCTTCGTTTATGTTCTCGCTGTCGATGGACGAGCGGGGGCGCGCGGCCGACGACGAGGGCGATAGCGCCGAAGACGTCTTTGTAGAGCAACTGGGCGTCCCGGTGATCCAGACCGTCACGACGATGCGCTCGCGGTCCCGGTACGCGTCGAGCAACACGGGCGTGATGGGCTTCGAACTCGCCCTCTCGGTCGCGCTCCCGGAGTTCGACGGCAACGTCGTCACCCACCCGATCAGCGGGAAGGAGCGCACCGACGACGAGGCCGGCATCGGGAGCGCGCCGAAGCAGCACTTCCCGATCGACGACCGGGTCGACCACGCCGCGCGACTGGCGGTCAACTGGGCGCGGTTGCGGCACGTCCCGAACGAGGAGAAGGACGTCGCGGTCGTCCTGCACAACTACCCGCCGAGCGACGACGGGATCGGGACCGCCTTCGGCCTCGACAGCCCCGAGAGCACGGTCAATCTCCTGGAAGAACTCGGTGCACGGGGGTACGACCTCGGCGGGGGCGACGGCAGCGACGCGTCGCCGTCGCTCCCCGACAGCGGCCAAGCGCTCGTCGAGCGGCTCACCGACCAGCTCACCCTGGACAACCGCTGGGTCGCCCCCGAGGACGTCCGCGACCTGAGCGTCGACGTCGTCGCGCCAGGTCGCTACCGCGAGTGGTTCGGTGAACTGGACGAGCGCTTCCGAGAGAACGTCCGCGACGAGTGGGGCGAGGCCCCCGACCGACCCGTCGCGATCCCGGGCGTCGAGTTCGGGAACGTCCTCGTCACCGTCCAGCCGCCGCGCGGCTTCGGGATGGACCCCTCGAAAGTGTACCACGATTCGGACCTCCAGCCGCCGCGCGGCTTCGGGATGGACCCCTCGAAAGTGTACCACGATTCGGACCTCCAGCCGCCCCACGACTACGTGGCATTCTACGGCTGGCTCCGGAACGCGTTCGAGGCCGACGCCGTCGTCCACCTCGGGACCCACGGCAGCCTGGAGTGGCTCCCGGGCAAGACGGTCGGGTTGGACGGCGAGAGCGCCCCCGACCAACTGATCGACGACGTCCCGAACGTCTACCCCTACATCGTCAACAACCCCGGCGAGGGGACGCAGGCGAAGCGGCGCTCCTACGCGGCGATCGTCGACTACCTCACGCCGGTGATGCGCAACGCCGGAACGTACGACGAACTGTCCGAGTTGGAGGAACTCGCCGACCAGTATCGTGAGGCCGGGATGGAGGACGCCCGCACCGACGACGGCGAGGGCCTCGAACGGCAGCTCAGAGAGAAGGTCGACGAACTCGACCTCGCGGTGGAATTGGGAATCGCGGGCGACATCGACGAAAAAGCAGACGTTCGCGGTCCCGACGAAGCCGGCTCCACGCTCGCCGAGGGCGCGGTCGGCGGCGACGACGTCGCCGTCGACGAACTCGTCGAGCGCGTCCACGCGTACCTCACGGACGTGAAGACGACCCAGATCCGGATGGGGCTCCACACGATGGGCGAACCGCCCGAGGGCGAACGGCTGACCGAGTATCTGGTCGCGCTCACCAGACTGGAGAACCCCGGCGGCCCGAGCCTCAGGGAGAGCGTCGCGGGCGTGCTCGGCGTCGACTACGAGCGGATGCTCGACGAGCCGGGCCACTACGACGAGGAGCTCGGGATGACGCTCTCGGAGGCGGCCGACGAGGTGTACGAGACGAGCCTCGACCTCGTCGAAACACTCGCCGAGCACGACTTCGACCCGCCGGCCTCGGAGGTCGACGCTGGGCCAGACGATGAGGTAAATATGAACCTGCTCGTCGTCGATATCGACCCGCTCGGGGACGCGCGGGTGCAGTCCGGTGCGCACGAGGACCTCCGCGCGGCCCTGAACTTCGTCTGCGAGGAGGTGGCCCCGCGCGTCCGCGGCGCGTCCGAGGAGATTCCGCGAACGGCCGAGGCGCTGGCCGGCGAGTACGTGCCGCCCGGTGGCAGCGGCGCGCCGACCCGCGGCGGCGTCGACCTGCTGCCGACGGCGCGGAACTTCTACACGCTGGATCCCCGAAAGATCCCGGCGAAGAGCGCCTGGCGCGTCGGGCGCGAGGTCGCGGAGGGTACCGCCGAACGCCACGCCGACGAGCACGGCGCGTACCCCGAGGAAGTCGGCGTCGTCGCCTGGGGGACGCCCACCGTGCGGACCCGCGGCGAGACGGTCGCGCAGGTGCTCGCGCTGATGGGCGTCGAACCAGAGTGGACCGACGCGGGACGCGTCGACGGCGTCTCTCCAATTCCACTCGACGAACTCGAACGCCCCCGAATCGACGTCACGACCCGCGTCTCGGGGCTGTTCCGCGACGCCTTCCCGCAGGCCGCGAGCGTCGTCCGCGACGCCGTCGACGCGGTCGTCGATCTGGACGAACCACACGAGATGAACTACGTGAAGAAGCACGTCGAGGAGGAGACCGAACGGCTCGAGGAGGCGGGCGTCGACGATCCGGAGACGGCCGCAAAGCACCGCGTGTTCACGACCCGTCCCGGCGGGTACGGCGCGGGCACGAACAAGGCCGTCGACGAGGGGAACTGGGAGGACCGATCCGATCTGGCCGACGTGTACGTCCAGTGGGGCGGGTACGCCCTGGGGAGTCGCGGCCGCGTCTCGGAGGCGCACGACGCCTTCGAACGTCGGCTGGGCAGCGTCGAGGCCACAGTCAAGATCGAAGACACCGCCGAGCAGGACGAGTTCGACAGCTCCGACTGGTACGCGTTCCACGGCGGCTTCATCACCGCCGTCTCGGAGATATCGGGCGAAGAGCCGGCCTCCTACGTCGGCGACTCCAGCGACCCCGACAACGTCTCCGTCTACACGAACGAGGAGAAGGTCCGGAAGGCGATGCGCGCCCGCGTGCTCAACCCCGACTGGCTCGACAGTATGGAAGAGCACGACTACAAGGGGGCCGGCGACCTGTCCACGACGGTCGACGTCGTCCTCGGCTGGGACGCGACCACCGGCGTCGTCAGCGACGCACTCTGGAGCGACGTCGCCGAGAAGTACGCCTTCGACGCGGACAGGCAAGAGTGGATGCGAGACGTGAACCCGTGGGCCATAGAGAGCATCACCGACACCTTGCTCGAAGCCATCAGCCGCGGGCTGTGGGACGCGGACGAGGCGACGGCCGATCGGCTGCGAGACGTCAACCTCCGCGTCGACGGTGACCTCGAAGCGCGCGCCGGGGGAGTAGCCGTTCCGGAGGCGTCGAGCGATGACGACTGA
- a CDS encoding precorrin-8X methylmutase → MTTERVETASESDVDEYADLGATTENAMDIAETSMDRVRELVPDETLADRVRQKSVHATGDPEFQHLVRFTGETDDEPVVAGARAVLEERPIVTDITMVKAGVTGRGHGCPVRKAIGNGADLAKRTGMTRTAASVLELDREGVYDGAVAVVGNAPTAALALADCIEDGTRPAVAVATPVGFVKAVESRERLREVAAARGVPAITNVGRRGGSGLAAGLTNELVHVASDVRNGEVDLP, encoded by the coding sequence ATGACGACTGAGCGAGTCGAAACTGCGTCCGAGAGCGACGTCGACGAGTACGCCGACCTCGGCGCGACCACGGAGAACGCGATGGACATCGCGGAGACGAGTATGGACCGCGTGCGCGAACTCGTTCCCGACGAGACGCTCGCGGACCGGGTTCGACAGAAGAGCGTCCACGCGACCGGCGATCCCGAGTTCCAGCACCTCGTGCGGTTCACCGGCGAGACCGACGACGAACCGGTCGTCGCCGGCGCGCGGGCGGTCCTCGAGGAGCGCCCCATCGTCACCGATATCACGATGGTGAAAGCGGGGGTCACGGGGCGCGGTCACGGCTGCCCCGTGCGGAAGGCCATCGGAAACGGGGCCGATCTCGCGAAGCGAACCGGGATGACGCGGACGGCCGCGTCCGTCCTGGAACTCGATCGCGAGGGCGTCTACGACGGCGCCGTCGCCGTCGTGGGCAACGCGCCGACGGCGGCGCTCGCGCTCGCCGACTGCATCGAAGACGGGACCCGACCCGCCGTCGCGGTGGCCACGCCGGTCGGGTTCGTCAAGGCCGTCGAGAGCCGCGAGCGCCTCCGCGAAGTGGCAGCGGCCCGTGGGGTCCCGGCGATCACGAACGTCGGCCGCCGCGGCGGGAGCGGGCTGGCGGCCGGGCTGACGAACGAGCTCGTCCACGTCGCGAGCGACGTCCGGAACGGCGAGGTCGACCTCCCGTGA
- a CDS encoding cobalt-precorrin-7 (C(5))-methyltransferase has product MSDEYDLDTGPDPAAVAASEPEPDADGRRSAVDAVGIGPGNPEYLTPRAERSIREADVVVGFETVVEFVAGQTDADLLTCGYRDEAETLATFADRVADGERGTAVLMGDPNHSGYQFVGKVEAAVGAPVRVIPGISSLQVAASRARTPMEDACFVTLHKSGDVTAGLQRLRRNVGQRHLLVLPRPYDWMPEDVAADLLETGASASLDALVLERLTHIDEVVTRTTLGALGARATDSASEESPFSDLSVLAVRSD; this is encoded by the coding sequence GTGAGCGACGAGTACGACCTGGATACGGGGCCCGATCCGGCCGCCGTCGCGGCCTCGGAACCGGAGCCCGACGCTGACGGGAGGAGAAGTGCGGTCGACGCCGTCGGAATCGGGCCGGGAAACCCGGAGTACCTGACTCCGAGAGCCGAGCGTTCGATCCGCGAGGCCGACGTCGTCGTCGGCTTCGAGACGGTCGTCGAGTTCGTCGCTGGGCAGACCGACGCCGACCTGCTCACCTGCGGATACCGCGACGAGGCCGAGACGCTCGCGACGTTCGCCGACCGCGTCGCCGACGGGGAACGCGGGACGGCCGTGCTGATGGGCGATCCGAACCACTCGGGGTACCAGTTCGTCGGGAAGGTCGAGGCCGCCGTCGGAGCCCCGGTTCGGGTGATTCCGGGAATTTCCTCGCTGCAAGTGGCCGCGAGCAGGGCGCGGACGCCGATGGAGGACGCGTGCTTCGTGACGCTGCACAAGAGCGGAGACGTCACGGCGGGTCTGCAGCGACTCCGCCGCAACGTCGGTCAGCGGCACCTCCTCGTGCTCCCGCGCCCCTACGACTGGATGCCGGAGGACGTCGCGGCCGACTTGCTCGAAACGGGCGCCTCGGCGTCGCTGGACGCCCTCGTTCTGGAACGGCTCACGCATATCGACGAGGTGGTGACCCGAACCACGCTGGGTGCCCTCGGAGCGCGGGCCACCGACTCCGCCTCCGAGGAATCGCCGTTCTCCGACCTCTCGGTGCTCGCCGTACGGTCCGACTGA
- a CDS encoding CbiX/SirB N-terminal domain-containing protein, translating into MTSESILLVARDTRNAREVLGEHADRLRRRGVVDDVEVATYESEPVRELREQFERVAADTVYAVPMCAAHTHETTDDVPAALSYVPGNVRYCEPLGGSPAVTEVIEARGEELLPASEDVSLILVGFGSSAKPYHRQTVDYHAARLREQSAYREVLPCYLLQNPAVECVRYNATGSRSVAVPLFLSRTEATERRIPAELELDRGGIEYADPLGEHPRITDAVHAEVAKQRALAPVDAATDASFETRLTRSRRPVATDGEGRR; encoded by the coding sequence ATGACATCCGAATCAATCCTGCTCGTCGCCCGCGACACGAGAAACGCCCGCGAAGTGCTCGGAGAACACGCTGACCGACTCCGTCGCCGCGGTGTCGTCGACGACGTCGAGGTGGCGACCTACGAGAGCGAACCGGTCCGAGAGCTCCGCGAACAGTTCGAGCGCGTCGCCGCCGACACGGTGTACGCGGTCCCGATGTGTGCCGCGCACACCCACGAAACGACCGACGACGTTCCCGCCGCGCTCTCGTACGTCCCGGGAAACGTCCGCTACTGCGAACCGCTGGGTGGGAGCCCCGCCGTCACCGAGGTGATCGAAGCGCGGGGCGAAGAGCTGCTCCCGGCGTCCGAAGACGTCTCGCTCATCCTTGTCGGCTTTGGAAGCAGTGCTAAGCCGTATCACCGGCAGACGGTCGATTACCACGCGGCTCGACTTCGCGAACAGTCGGCGTATCGCGAGGTTCTGCCGTGTTATCTCCTCCAGAATCCTGCCGTCGAGTGCGTCCGATACAACGCGACCGGGAGCCGCTCGGTCGCCGTCCCGCTCTTTCTGTCGCGGACCGAGGCGACCGAGCGCCGGATCCCCGCGGAACTGGAACTGGACCGCGGCGGCATCGAATACGCCGACCCGCTCGGGGAACACCCGCGGATAACCGACGCCGTTCACGCGGAAGTAGCGAAGCAGCGCGCGCTGGCACCCGTCGACGCGGCGACCGACGCCTCGTTCGAGACCCGACTGACTCGGTCGCGGCGTCCGGTCGCGACGGACGGAGAGGGCCGACGGTGA
- a CDS encoding cobyrinic acid a,c-diamide synthase — protein sequence MKGIVIGGTRSGVGKTVATLAVVRALDAAGQSVQPAKAGPDFIDPSHHERVAGRPSRTLDRWLQGEAGLRRNYHRGEGDVCVVEGVMGLYDGDGSSTAMVAEALDLPVVLVVDAKAGMESVAATAVGFRRYAAHVDRDVDVVGVIAQRAHGGRHERGIRDALPDGLAYLGRIPPRGDLEIPDRHLGLRMGDEAPLEPEVLDEIAERIRTDRLLDLARTSPRPDPEAERPPSGTGKRVAVARDDAFRFCYPATAERLRERAEVVTFAPTAGDDLPDCDGVYLPGGYPELHGEALAESPALDQLETAAADGRPVFGECGGLMALAESLTTADGDTHRMAGVLPADVRMHDRYQALDHVELRARRGTLTADAGSRLRGHEFHYSSAQAATDARFAFDVERGEGIDDGRGGLTEYRTLGTYCHVHPASGAFDAFVESL from the coding sequence ATGAAGGGCATCGTAATCGGCGGAACCCGCTCCGGTGTCGGGAAAACCGTCGCCACGCTGGCCGTCGTTCGGGCGCTGGATGCGGCCGGGCAGTCGGTCCAACCCGCCAAGGCCGGTCCCGACTTCATCGATCCGAGTCACCACGAGCGCGTCGCGGGTCGCCCGTCGCGGACACTCGACCGCTGGCTCCAGGGCGAGGCGGGCCTCCGACGGAACTACCACCGCGGCGAGGGCGACGTCTGCGTCGTCGAGGGCGTGATGGGTCTGTACGACGGCGACGGCTCCAGCACCGCGATGGTCGCCGAGGCGCTGGACCTCCCGGTCGTCCTCGTCGTCGACGCGAAGGCCGGGATGGAGAGCGTCGCCGCGACCGCGGTCGGGTTTCGGCGATACGCGGCACACGTCGACCGCGACGTCGACGTCGTCGGCGTCATCGCACAGCGCGCTCACGGCGGCCGCCACGAGCGCGGCATCCGCGACGCCTTGCCCGACGGGCTGGCGTATCTGGGACGGATCCCGCCGCGCGGCGATCTCGAGATTCCCGACAGACACCTCGGGTTGCGGATGGGCGACGAAGCGCCGCTCGAACCGGAGGTACTCGACGAGATCGCCGAGCGTATTCGCACCGACCGACTCCTCGACCTCGCGCGAACGTCGCCGCGACCCGATCCGGAAGCGGAGCGACCCCCGTCGGGGACCGGCAAGCGCGTCGCAGTCGCCCGGGACGACGCCTTCCGGTTCTGTTACCCGGCGACCGCCGAGCGCCTCCGCGAGCGCGCCGAAGTGGTGACCTTCGCGCCGACGGCCGGGGACGACCTCCCGGACTGCGACGGGGTCTATCTCCCGGGCGGGTATCCGGAACTGCACGGCGAGGCGCTGGCCGAGAGCCCGGCGCTCGATCAACTCGAAACCGCGGCGGCCGACGGCCGCCCCGTCTTCGGCGAGTGCGGCGGGCTGATGGCACTCGCGGAGTCGCTGACGACCGCCGACGGCGACACTCACCGGATGGCCGGCGTCCTCCCGGCGGACGTGCGGATGCACGACCGGTATCAGGCGCTCGACCACGTCGAACTCCGCGCCCGTCGCGGGACGCTCACCGCCGATGCGGGGAGTCGGCTCCGGGGTCACGAGTTCCACTACTCCAGCGCCCAGGCGGCCACGGACGCCCGATTCGCGTTCGACGTCGAGCGCGGCGAGGGCATCGACGACGGGCGAGGCGGGCTCACCGAGTACCGGACCCTCGGGACGTACTGTCACGTCCACCCCGCGAGCGGGGCCTTCGACGCGTTCGTCGAGTCGCTGTGA
- a CDS encoding DUF5814 domain-containing protein, whose translation MAITDKVYLKNHRQIVSQLDVNIPKGAFKGATIDVLYSGEGLTKVDDATRDRLLDFAEDFLDPENPDDLYTGYPERQFVRYLLELRAQGLGPDAIVDVMGDEYMLYAYPGDILSFLDNAVRTLEAAETLAEVEGNQKMERKMHRARKALSG comes from the coding sequence GTGGCCATCACGGACAAGGTCTACCTCAAGAACCACCGTCAGATCGTCTCCCAGTTGGACGTCAACATTCCGAAAGGCGCGTTCAAGGGGGCGACGATAGACGTACTGTACTCGGGGGAGGGACTCACGAAAGTCGACGACGCGACGCGGGACCGGCTCCTCGACTTCGCGGAGGACTTCCTCGATCCGGAAAACCCCGACGACCTCTACACGGGCTATCCCGAGCGGCAGTTCGTCCGCTACCTCCTGGAACTCCGCGCCCAGGGCCTCGGTCCCGACGCCATCGTCGACGTGATGGGCGACGAGTATATGCTGTACGCGTATCCTGGCGACATCCTCTCGTTCTTGGACAACGCGGTCCGGACGCTGGAAGCGGCCGAGACGCTCGCCGAGGTCGAGGGGAACCAGAAAATGGAGCGGAAGATGCACCGCGCACGGAAGGCGCTCTCTGGGTAA
- a CDS encoding ribbon-helix-helix protein, CopG family: protein MGNKNKTISFRVNEDAFETLREIAEERDISLSAVFRDYVDTLVAHDGQVQVVPEHELERLRNGEDESFPPKVKVPKSFVREHERLELEAEHLREQLEEHKQYVNYLREQLEDENEDVIQLEDLDANEADEPSFRLG, encoded by the coding sequence ATGGGCAACAAGAACAAGACCATCTCGTTCCGCGTCAACGAGGACGCGTTCGAGACGCTGCGGGAAATCGCCGAGGAGCGCGACATCTCGCTGTCGGCCGTCTTCCGAGACTACGTCGACACGCTCGTTGCCCACGACGGCCAGGTTCAGGTCGTCCCCGAGCACGAACTCGAACGGTTACGCAACGGCGAGGACGAGAGCTTCCCGCCGAAAGTGAAAGTCCCCAAGAGCTTCGTCCGCGAGCACGAGCGCCTCGAACTGGAGGCCGAACACCTCCGCGAACAACTGGAGGAGCACAAACAGTACGTGAACTACCTCCGCGAGCAACTCGAAGACGAGAACGAGGACGTCATCCAACTCGAAGACCTCGACGCGAACGAGGCCGACGAGCCGTCGTTCCGACTGGGATAG
- a CDS encoding RPA family protein, with protein MSANEIPSREVARRVFADEFNDAAFTFKESDDDRAPVYLLLPTGEKANRVFFVGTLTEKDDVGEDNEYWRGRIVDPTGTFFVYAGQYQPEAASTLRDLEPPAYVAVVGKPRTYETDDGNVNVSVRPESIQVVDAATRDRWVVETAERTLDRIDAFDDEGNEYARMAREEYDLPIDRYTESAISALESLEESDGDELGLDGGQVGDAGDGADLQPEP; from the coding sequence ATGAGCGCAAACGAGATTCCCTCCCGAGAGGTCGCCCGGCGTGTGTTCGCGGACGAGTTCAACGACGCCGCCTTCACCTTCAAAGAGTCCGACGACGACCGCGCCCCGGTCTACCTGTTGCTGCCGACCGGGGAGAAAGCCAACCGCGTGTTCTTCGTCGGGACGTTAACCGAAAAGGACGACGTCGGCGAGGACAACGAGTACTGGCGCGGCCGCATCGTCGACCCCACGGGGACGTTCTTCGTCTACGCGGGGCAGTACCAGCCCGAGGCCGCGAGCACGCTCCGGGACCTCGAACCGCCCGCGTACGTCGCGGTCGTCGGCAAACCGCGGACGTACGAGACCGACGACGGGAACGTCAACGTCTCCGTCAGACCCGAGTCGATCCAGGTCGTCGACGCCGCGACCCGGGACCGCTGGGTCGTCGAGACCGCCGAGCGGACGCTCGACCGGATCGACGCCTTCGACGACGAGGGCAACGAGTACGCGCGGATGGCCCGAGAGGAGTACGACCTCCCTATCGATCGCTACACCGAATCGGCGATCTCGGCGCTGGAGAGCCTCGAAGAGTCGGACGGCGACGAACTCGGACTCGACGGCGGACAGGTCGGCGACGCCGGGGACGGCGCCGACCTCCAGCCCGAACCGTAG
- a CDS encoding replication factor A (Replication protein A protects and stabilize the intermediate ssDNA that is generated by the unwinding action of a DNA helicase at the replication fork. In addition, SSBs prevent the formation of secondary structures by single-stranded template DNA.), translated as MSDLRTHAAEIAEQFSDHLDVDEDEVEERLRNLVEEYRVPVEEARRSVVNSYLEEAGLERDEIGRGGNDEVHLADIDQDEQWIDVTAKVVELWEPRSESIAQVGLLGDESGRTKFVAFETSDLPKLEEGAVYRLGNVVTDEYQGNFSVKLNKTTSIEELDEDIEVGDDSTTVEGALVDIQSGSGLIKRCPEEGCTRVLQNGRCSEHGDVEGEFDLRIKGVLDDGEEVYEVIFGRDVTEELTGVTLDEAQQMAMDALDTTVVVDEMREDLLGTYYRVSGPELGRYVLADEVERLTEPADPEAVLIKARSI; from the coding sequence ATGTCAGACCTGCGAACACACGCAGCGGAGATAGCCGAACAGTTCTCGGACCACTTGGACGTCGACGAAGACGAGGTCGAGGAGCGACTGCGCAACCTCGTCGAGGAGTACCGCGTGCCCGTCGAGGAGGCGCGCCGCTCGGTCGTCAACAGTTACCTCGAAGAAGCCGGCCTCGAACGCGACGAGATCGGCCGCGGCGGCAACGACGAGGTCCACCTCGCGGACATCGATCAGGACGAGCAGTGGATCGACGTGACCGCCAAGGTCGTCGAACTGTGGGAGCCCAGAAGCGAGTCGATCGCCCAGGTCGGCCTGCTCGGCGACGAGTCCGGGCGAACGAAGTTCGTCGCCTTCGAGACCTCCGACCTCCCGAAACTCGAGGAGGGCGCGGTCTACCGCCTCGGCAACGTCGTCACCGACGAGTACCAGGGCAACTTCTCGGTGAAACTGAACAAGACGACCTCGATCGAAGAGCTCGACGAGGACATCGAGGTCGGCGACGACTCGACCACCGTCGAGGGCGCCTTGGTCGACATCCAGTCCGGGAGCGGCCTCATCAAGCGCTGCCCCGAGGAGGGCTGTACGCGCGTGCTCCAGAACGGCCGATGCTCGGAACACGGCGACGTCGAGGGCGAGTTCGACCTGCGGATCAAGGGCGTTCTCGACGACGGCGAGGAGGTTTACGAGGTTATCTTCGGCCGCGACGTGACCGAAGAGCTCACCGGCGTCACGCTCGACGAGGCCCAGCAGATGGCGATGGACGCCCTCGATACGACCGTCGTCGTCGACGAGATGCGCGAGGACCTCCTCGGTACCTACTACCGGGTCTCAGGCCCCGAACTGGGGCGGTACGTCCTCGCGGACGAGGTCGAACGGCTCACCGAACCGGCGGATCCCGAAGCGGTGCTGATCAAAGCGAGGTCGATCTGA
- a CDS encoding DUF7091 family protein, whose translation MQDRLERLVRRKFREAGRQYARARDAYRDGRDESTDAGRDLVPESLPRDDDGRVRLVCRRHAERRAVAVDDEGYPACFEAGHPDCEGCVEDVRDGIVETW comes from the coding sequence ATGCAGGACCGTCTCGAACGCCTCGTCCGGCGGAAGTTCCGCGAGGCGGGGCGACAGTACGCCCGCGCACGCGACGCCTACCGCGACGGCCGCGACGAGAGCACCGACGCCGGGCGCGACCTCGTTCCGGAGTCGCTCCCGCGGGACGACGACGGACGCGTCCGGCTCGTCTGTCGCCGCCACGCCGAGCGACGGGCCGTCGCCGTCGACGACGAGGGATATCCCGCCTGCTTCGAGGCGGGCCACCCCGACTGCGAGGGCTGCGTCGAGGACGTCAGAGACGGCATCGTGGAGACGTGGTGA